The following proteins are co-located in the Trichormus variabilis 0441 genome:
- a CDS encoding type I restriction endonuclease subunit R, with translation MPKPGEQKTVQSRIITYAQEIGWTFVSREEAETRRGFNNHSGNIQEKAQQASLFFDDTLYQKVRQFNPKYTEAQGVLIALLSNLPADIYGNRDFLTYLRNQGKYFYAPENRELDLKLINYDDTTENSYEVTEEYYIHNGKYGTREDVVFLINGIPILVIECKNATKDEAIALGVDQIRRYHTETPELFVPQMIFTATEAIGFSYGVTWNIVRRNIFNWKAEQIGQLEAKIKSFCQPNYILQFLQNYILFAEKEETLQKFILRQHQTTAVEKVIERCHDPEHSKGLVWHTQGSGKTFTMIKTAEMLFKAPQSDKPTILLMIDRNELEDQMLRNLINLGLNNVQHADRITTLNQLLKDDYRGIIVTMIHKFRDMPANINLRKNIYILIDEAHRTTGGDLGTFLMAGLPNATFIGFTGTPVDKTSYGKGTFKTFGTDDKKGYLHKYSIAESIEDGTTLPLYYNIAPSKIIVPKELMEKEFLNLAETEGISDIAELNKILDRAVNLKNFLKGNQRVDQVAKYVAKHYTQNVEPLGYKAFLVAVDRPACAKYKQALDKYLPPEYSAVVYTGNNNDTQELKTYHLDDKTEKQIRKNFAKFGEYPKILIVTEKLLTGFDAPLLYAMYLDKPMRDHTLLQAIARVNRPYESEAQEMVKPHGFVLDFVGIFNKLEKALAFDSDEINAIIKDLKLLKTLFKNKMEQQASTYLSLIQNNFNDKDVDDIIEHFREQERRKAFSKAYKELEMLYEVISPDAFLRPYMDDYATLSSIYEVIRKAYSKRVYVDKALQRKTDELVQKHIGTTAIATVTDFVEINAQTLEVIKDKQGGETTKVINLIKSIEKTAEENPDDPFLIAMAERAKIVQEKFENRQSDTQEALDTLVKEIGENEQRKKEQAKRGFDSLTFFVFQTLQDAGIDNPEAVSNQIKQAFIEYPNWRISEAELRELRKEVTFAIFAEIDELDQVTAVVDKLFMLLSQAYSS, from the coding sequence ATGCCAAAACCAGGGGAACAGAAAACTGTTCAAAGCAGGATAATTACTTACGCTCAAGAAATTGGCTGGACATTTGTATCTCGTGAAGAAGCGGAAACCAGACGGGGTTTTAATAATCACAGTGGTAACATTCAAGAGAAGGCACAACAAGCATCCCTGTTTTTTGACGATACCCTCTATCAAAAAGTCCGCCAGTTTAACCCCAAGTATACCGAAGCTCAAGGCGTACTTATTGCGCTACTGAGTAACCTACCTGCCGACATCTACGGAAATAGAGACTTCCTAACTTATCTCCGCAACCAAGGCAAATATTTTTATGCCCCTGAAAATCGGGAACTCGATCTAAAACTCATCAACTACGATGACACCACCGAAAACTCCTACGAAGTAACGGAAGAATACTACATTCATAACGGCAAGTACGGTACACGGGAAGATGTAGTCTTTTTAATCAACGGTATTCCTATCCTCGTCATCGAATGCAAAAACGCTACTAAAGATGAAGCGATCGCATTAGGTGTTGATCAAATTCGTCGCTACCACACCGAAACACCAGAGTTATTCGTTCCCCAGATGATTTTTACCGCCACTGAAGCCATTGGCTTTTCGTATGGGGTGACGTGGAATATTGTCAGGCGCAACATTTTTAACTGGAAAGCAGAACAAATCGGTCAACTAGAAGCAAAAATTAAGAGTTTTTGTCAACCTAACTATATTCTCCAATTCCTGCAAAATTATATTCTCTTTGCAGAGAAAGAAGAAACTCTGCAAAAATTTATTCTGCGTCAACACCAAACCACCGCAGTTGAAAAGGTAATTGAACGCTGTCACGATCCTGAACACAGCAAAGGACTTGTCTGGCATACCCAAGGCAGTGGTAAGACTTTCACAATGATTAAGACGGCGGAAATGCTCTTTAAAGCCCCACAGAGCGATAAACCGACAATTCTGCTGATGATTGACCGCAACGAGCTAGAAGACCAAATGCTCAGAAACCTAATTAACTTAGGACTGAATAACGTTCAACACGCTGATCGCATTACCACCCTTAATCAACTACTAAAAGATGATTATCGTGGCATTATCGTCACCATGATCCACAAATTCCGCGATATGCCTGCCAATATTAATCTAAGAAAAAATATTTATATTCTGATTGATGAGGCACACCGCACCACCGGAGGAGATTTAGGAACTTTCTTAATGGCAGGACTCCCTAATGCCACTTTTATCGGATTTACTGGTACACCTGTAGATAAAACTAGCTACGGTAAAGGCACATTTAAAACCTTCGGCACAGACGATAAAAAGGGGTATCTGCATAAATATTCCATTGCAGAAAGTATTGAAGACGGAACAACACTACCCCTTTACTACAATATTGCTCCCAGCAAGATAATTGTGCCAAAGGAACTCATGGAAAAGGAGTTTCTCAACTTGGCAGAAACTGAGGGGATTAGCGATATTGCCGAATTAAATAAAATTTTAGATCGTGCCGTTAATTTAAAAAACTTCCTCAAAGGTAATCAAAGAGTAGATCAGGTAGCAAAATATGTTGCCAAGCATTACACTCAAAACGTAGAACCACTAGGTTATAAAGCTTTTTTAGTCGCTGTTGACCGTCCTGCCTGTGCTAAATATAAACAAGCTTTAGATAAATATTTACCTCCTGAATACTCCGCAGTTGTCTATACCGGAAACAATAACGATACTCAAGAACTCAAAACCTACCACCTCGACGACAAGACAGAAAAACAAATCCGTAAAAACTTCGCCAAATTTGGAGAATACCCCAAAATCCTGATTGTTACCGAGAAACTGTTGACAGGATTTGATGCTCCCCTGCTTTATGCCATGTATCTCGATAAGCCCATGCGAGATCATACCTTGTTACAGGCGATCGCTCGTGTGAATCGTCCCTACGAAAGCGAAGCTCAAGAGATGGTGAAACCGCATGGTTTTGTGCTGGATTTTGTAGGCATTTTCAACAAACTAGAAAAAGCACTTGCCTTTGACAGCGATGAAATCAACGCTATTATCAAAGATTTGAAACTGCTCAAAACTTTATTCAAAAATAAAATGGAGCAGCAAGCCTCAACTTATTTGAGCTTGATTCAGAACAATTTTAACGATAAAGATGTAGATGATATTATTGAGCATTTTCGAGAACAAGAACGCAGAAAAGCATTTTCTAAAGCCTATAAAGAACTAGAAATGCTCTATGAAGTTATTTCCCCTGATGCTTTCCTACGTCCCTACATGGACGATTACGCCACCCTTTCCTCTATTTATGAAGTAATCCGCAAAGCTTACAGCAAAAGGGTTTACGTCGATAAAGCGTTGCAGCGCAAAACTGATGAACTCGTACAAAAACATATTGGCACAACAGCGATCGCAACTGTAACAGATTTTGTAGAAATCAATGCTCAAACCCTCGAAGTCATCAAAGACAAGCAAGGAGGTGAAACCACCAAAGTCATCAACCTCATCAAAAGCATCGAAAAAACTGCCGAAGAAAATCCCGATGACCCTTTTCTCATTGCAATGGCGGAACGTGCCAAAATTGTCCAAGAAAAGTTTGAAAATCGCCAGTCCGATACCCAAGAAGCCTTAGATACGTTGGTTAAAGAAATTGGTGAAAATGAGCAGCGCAAGAAAGAACAGGCTAAACGTGGTTTTGACAGCTTAACGTTTTTTGTCTTTCAAACCCTACAGGATGCAGGTATTGATAATCCTGAAGCAGTAAGCAATCAAATTAAACAAGCTTTTATAGAGTATCCCAATTGGCGCATCAGTGAGGCAGAATTGAGAGAGTTGCGGAAAGAAGTCACCTTCGCCATTTTTGCTGAGATCGATGAATTGGATCAAGTGACAGCAGTTGTTGATAAACTTTTTATGTTGCTAAGTCAAGCTTACTCAAGCTAA